One Legionella lansingensis genomic region harbors:
- a CDS encoding saccharopine dehydrogenase family protein: protein MYNVMITGAGKIGSLIACLLADSGDYQVHIADLEFSGTDVNRLLQAMPEVKTIALDVKDQEATQNYLEKNNIVAVISSLPYFLNTYVAKAAKAAKAHYFDLTEDTSVTEAVKAIAEGAQTAFVPQCGLAPGFISIAANSLMKEFERCLHAKLRVGALPQRASNALHYSLTWSTDGVINEYGNPCYGIEAGKPAVLKPLEGLESIQIDGCEYEAFNTSGGLGSLAELYEGKIQSLNYKTMRYPGHCEKMRLLMNDLKLNEDRDTLKRILENAIPKTYQDIVIVYVTVEGIKQGELTEKSYVKKIYPQEIRGLEWSAIQVSTASGICAVVDLVLGQANEYHGLILQENFHLTDVLSNRFGLYYA, encoded by the coding sequence ATGTATAACGTTATGATCACTGGCGCTGGGAAAATTGGAAGTTTAATTGCCTGCCTGCTGGCAGATAGTGGTGACTACCAAGTTCATATAGCCGATTTGGAGTTCTCAGGAACTGACGTTAACCGTTTGTTGCAGGCTATGCCTGAGGTAAAAACAATCGCTTTGGACGTCAAAGATCAAGAGGCCACGCAAAATTATTTAGAGAAAAATAATATTGTTGCTGTGATCTCAAGTCTCCCTTATTTTCTTAATACGTATGTGGCAAAAGCTGCAAAGGCTGCAAAAGCACATTATTTTGATCTCACTGAAGATACTTCTGTCACAGAGGCGGTCAAGGCCATTGCTGAAGGGGCACAAACGGCTTTTGTACCTCAGTGCGGTTTGGCACCAGGGTTTATCAGCATTGCTGCAAATAGCCTGATGAAAGAGTTTGAACGATGTCTGCACGCAAAATTGCGCGTAGGGGCTTTACCTCAACGTGCCAGCAATGCACTACACTATTCTTTAACATGGTCAACAGATGGAGTTATTAACGAATACGGTAATCCTTGCTATGGAATTGAAGCAGGCAAACCTGCCGTCCTTAAACCATTAGAAGGATTGGAATCCATTCAAATTGATGGCTGTGAATACGAAGCCTTTAATACGTCAGGTGGTTTGGGCAGTTTAGCTGAGTTATATGAGGGTAAAATCCAGAGTTTAAATTATAAGACCATGCGCTACCCTGGGCATTGCGAAAAAATGCGCTTACTGATGAATGATTTAAAATTAAATGAAGACCGCGATACCTTAAAACGCATTTTAGAGAACGCCATTCCCAAAACGTATCAGGATATAGTCATCGTCTATGTTACGGTAGAAGGGATAAAACAGGGCGAACTCACTGAAAAGAGTTACGTGAAGAAAATTTATCCGCAAGAAATACGTGGTCTAGAGTGGTCTGCCATTCAAGTGAGCACCGCATCGGGTATATGTGCCGTCGTGGATTTGGTTTTGGGTCAAGCCAATGAGTATCACGGTCTGATTCTGCAGGAGAATTTCCATTTGACCGATGTGTTATCCAATCGCTTTGGTCTGTATTACGCTTAG
- the amaB gene encoding L-piperidine-6-carboxylate dehydrogenase, which produces MDLLKRLNINEINPGAFSGQGWQSEIGETRLASFCPATGLKLAEIATCSMKDYEDVMQRAHEAALLWREVPAPQRGEIIRQIGQALREHKDLLGSLVSLEMGKSKQEGDGEVQEMIDIADFAVGQSRMLYGKTMHSERPQHRMYEQWHPYGIVGVISAFNFPVAVWAWNAFISAICGNVTLWKPSAKTPLCAVAVQHICNKVLQKNNCPEIFSLIIPESHDVADAMVNDQRIPLISFTGSTAVGKQVAMKVASRLGKTILELGGNNAIILDESADLNLAIPAIVFGAVGTAGQRCTSTRRLFVHQSMFKEVVKRLQHAYEQITIGDPLDSKNLMGPLIDEQAVKQFKHAISRITAAGGQIVFGGEALNTAGYFVQPTLVTDVENHWDIVQEETFAPILYVMPYRSIEEAIALQNGVPQGLSSAIFTQNLKHAELYLSAVGSDCGIANINIGTSGAEIGGAFGGEKETGGGRESGSDAWKAYMRRQTNTINWGDALPLAQGIRFNI; this is translated from the coding sequence ATGGATTTATTAAAACGCCTTAATATTAATGAGATTAACCCTGGTGCTTTCAGTGGCCAGGGGTGGCAAAGTGAAATAGGAGAGACACGTCTTGCTTCCTTCTGCCCTGCTACTGGGCTAAAACTTGCTGAAATTGCAACATGCTCTATGAAAGATTATGAAGATGTGATGCAAAGAGCACATGAGGCTGCATTATTGTGGCGTGAGGTACCAGCACCGCAACGCGGAGAAATTATACGTCAAATCGGACAAGCATTACGTGAACATAAAGATCTATTAGGTAGCTTGGTTTCTCTTGAAATGGGGAAATCAAAGCAAGAAGGAGATGGTGAGGTTCAAGAGATGATTGACATTGCTGACTTTGCAGTTGGTCAATCGCGCATGCTTTACGGCAAAACCATGCACTCGGAACGTCCGCAGCACCGCATGTATGAGCAGTGGCATCCCTATGGCATCGTTGGTGTAATATCTGCCTTTAACTTTCCTGTAGCTGTGTGGGCCTGGAATGCGTTTATTTCTGCTATTTGTGGGAACGTTACCTTGTGGAAACCATCTGCAAAGACGCCTCTTTGTGCTGTTGCTGTACAACATATTTGCAATAAGGTACTACAAAAAAATAATTGTCCTGAAATTTTTAGCCTAATTATTCCTGAGTCACATGATGTTGCTGATGCGATGGTCAATGATCAACGTATCCCTCTTATTTCTTTCACAGGTTCTACTGCTGTAGGTAAACAGGTTGCCATGAAAGTCGCATCTCGCCTTGGCAAAACCATTTTGGAGTTAGGTGGCAACAATGCAATTATTCTTGATGAATCAGCAGATTTAAACTTGGCTATTCCAGCCATTGTGTTTGGAGCTGTAGGTACGGCCGGACAACGATGTACTTCAACTCGCCGTTTATTTGTTCATCAATCGATGTTTAAAGAAGTGGTTAAGCGTTTGCAGCATGCCTATGAGCAAATTACCATTGGTGATCCTTTAGACAGTAAAAATTTAATGGGACCTCTCATTGATGAACAGGCTGTTAAGCAATTTAAGCATGCGATATCGCGCATCACTGCAGCTGGAGGGCAGATTGTTTTTGGTGGCGAGGCGCTTAACACGGCAGGCTATTTCGTTCAACCTACATTAGTTACTGATGTAGAGAATCACTGGGACATTGTCCAAGAAGAAACGTTTGCTCCAATTCTTTATGTCATGCCCTATCGCAGCATCGAAGAGGCCATTGCTTTGCAAAACGGCGTTCCTCAGGGCCTATCTTCTGCCATATTCACACAAAATCTGAAACATGCGGAACTCTATCTAAGTGCCGTAGGCAGTGATTGTGGTATAGCAAACATCAATATTGGTACCTCAGGTGCTGAGATTGGTGGTGCTTTTGGTGGTGAGAAGGAAACGGGCGGTGGTCGTGAATCAGGCTCCGATGCTTGGAAGGCCTACATGCGTCGCCAAACGAATACGATTAATTGGGGAGATGCGTTGCCGCTAGCGCAAGGTATTCGTTTTAATATTTAA
- a CDS encoding 3-hydroxyacyl-CoA dehydrogenase/enoyl-CoA hydratase family protein, translating to MQEPFFIRKVAVLGAGVMGAQIAAHCVNAGIETLLFDLAAKEGNSNALIDKALANLGKLKPAPLATSQTVAYLRARNYEEHLADLSDCDLIIEAIAERLDWKEDLYRKIAPHLRQHSILVSNTSGLSINTLAEVLPAVHRSRFCGVHFFNPPRYMHLAELIPAHTTDSHLLDQLESWLTSRLGKGVVRAKDTPNFIANRIGVFSLLATLHHAESMNLGLDEVDALTGPLLGRPKSATFRTMDVVGLDTMQHVVRTMEEQLTDDPWHAHFRLPEWLLGLIKEGDLGQKTGQGIYRKNGKEIEVYNLKSGSYRPSKGEISGEVKAIMKTPDPSQRMQQLVSSDDKQAKFLTACYRDLFHYCAYHLQDIADSVRDVDLAIRWGFGWQEGPFETWQVAGIAAMQDIINKARAKNETLSQAELPDWLKRITDFYTSEGAYAPSQQKHVPRSELPVYQRQFFPDRVLNEKRLYTPSLFENDGINLWLLKDDVAVVSFKSKANTIGQAVLDGLEQAIDKAEKECQGLIIYQSDANNFSSGADLRGVASLIQEDRMDALDAMIRHFQQVAMRLKYCAIPTVAALRGRALGGGCELMMHCNAVVAAFESYPGLVEAGVGLIPAGGGCKEMAMRAAQKAQDADLLVFLQPYFQQIATAFVAGSAAEAMQKGFLKATDHWVMHSNEVLFAALSQVKLMQVMNYQTPLKTRFKVAGREGHARLQAGLVNWLEGGFISQHDYFLADQLASVLCGGDVNQGELVDEAWLLHREREAFMTLAATPLSQARIAHLLETGKPLRN from the coding sequence ATGCAGGAACCATTTTTCATTAGGAAGGTCGCGGTTCTCGGTGCTGGCGTAATGGGTGCCCAAATTGCAGCGCATTGTGTAAATGCAGGAATTGAAACCTTGTTGTTTGACTTGGCTGCGAAAGAGGGAAACAGTAATGCTTTGATTGATAAGGCGCTTGCTAATTTAGGTAAATTAAAGCCTGCTCCTTTGGCTACCTCACAAACGGTAGCCTATCTACGAGCACGAAATTATGAAGAACATTTAGCTGATTTGAGCGATTGTGACTTGATCATTGAGGCAATCGCTGAGCGCTTGGATTGGAAAGAAGACCTATATCGAAAAATTGCACCGCACTTAAGACAACATTCGATTTTGGTTAGTAATACGTCTGGTCTTAGCATTAATACACTAGCCGAAGTTTTACCTGCGGTTCATCGTAGTCGCTTTTGTGGTGTTCATTTCTTTAATCCTCCTCGCTATATGCACCTGGCTGAGCTGATTCCTGCACACACAACAGACAGTCATTTGCTGGATCAGCTTGAAAGCTGGTTAACCAGTCGTCTGGGTAAGGGAGTTGTTCGTGCCAAAGATACCCCTAATTTTATTGCTAATCGTATAGGTGTTTTCTCTTTATTGGCAACCTTACATCATGCCGAAAGCATGAATCTCGGTTTGGATGAAGTTGATGCACTAACAGGGCCTTTATTGGGTCGACCAAAATCAGCAACGTTTAGAACAATGGATGTTGTTGGTTTGGATACCATGCAACATGTCGTCCGTACGATGGAAGAACAGTTAACAGACGACCCTTGGCACGCACATTTTAGATTACCTGAATGGTTGCTAGGACTCATCAAAGAGGGTGATTTAGGACAAAAAACGGGGCAGGGTATTTACCGTAAGAATGGTAAAGAGATTGAAGTGTATAATCTTAAGTCAGGTAGTTATCGACCTTCTAAAGGAGAAATTAGTGGGGAAGTGAAGGCGATAATGAAAACTCCGGATCCTTCACAACGAATGCAGCAATTGGTTTCTTCCGATGATAAGCAGGCTAAATTTTTAACTGCTTGTTATCGCGATCTGTTTCATTATTGTGCTTATCATTTGCAAGACATTGCTGATAGCGTTCGTGATGTTGATTTGGCCATTCGCTGGGGATTTGGTTGGCAAGAAGGGCCCTTCGAAACTTGGCAAGTTGCAGGTATTGCAGCAATGCAAGACATAATAAACAAAGCCAGGGCCAAAAATGAGACTCTAAGTCAAGCAGAGTTACCAGATTGGCTGAAGAGAATCACTGATTTTTACACGAGTGAGGGTGCTTACGCGCCAAGTCAGCAAAAACATGTCCCGCGCAGTGAGCTTCCCGTTTATCAACGCCAATTTTTCCCAGATCGTGTGTTAAATGAAAAAAGATTATATACACCTTCGTTATTTGAAAACGATGGTATTAACTTATGGCTTCTCAAAGATGATGTCGCTGTCGTTAGCTTTAAGAGTAAAGCCAATACTATTGGTCAAGCGGTTCTGGATGGTTTGGAGCAGGCTATTGATAAAGCAGAAAAAGAATGCCAAGGCTTGATTATTTATCAGTCGGATGCCAATAACTTTAGCTCTGGTGCAGACTTGCGAGGTGTTGCTTCCCTTATCCAGGAAGATAGGATGGATGCCTTGGATGCAATGATAAGGCATTTTCAGCAAGTTGCTATGCGCTTAAAATATTGTGCTATCCCAACCGTTGCTGCGTTGCGTGGTCGTGCACTAGGGGGTGGTTGCGAATTAATGATGCATTGTAATGCTGTTGTGGCTGCTTTTGAATCATACCCCGGTTTGGTGGAAGCAGGTGTGGGTCTGATTCCCGCAGGTGGTGGTTGTAAGGAAATGGCTATGCGCGCTGCACAAAAAGCCCAAGATGCTGACTTATTAGTCTTTTTGCAGCCTTATTTCCAACAAATTGCCACCGCTTTTGTTGCCGGTAGTGCTGCTGAAGCTATGCAGAAAGGGTTTTTAAAAGCAACTGATCACTGGGTTATGCATTCGAATGAAGTCTTGTTTGCGGCTCTTTCGCAAGTAAAGTTAATGCAAGTCATGAATTATCAAACCCCACTTAAAACACGCTTTAAAGTGGCAGGTCGTGAAGGGCATGCGCGCTTGCAGGCTGGATTGGTGAATTGGTTAGAAGGTGGTTTTATTTCTCAACATGATTATTTTCTTGCTGACCAATTGGCAAGTGTCCTTTGTGGTGGTGATGTTAACCAAGGTGAATTGGTGGATGAGGCTTGGTTGCTGCATCGAGAAAGGGAGGCATTTATGACTTTGGCTGCAACACCATTGTCGCAGGCTCGAATAGCGCATTTATTAGAAACTGGCAAGCCCTTGCGCAATTAA
- a CDS encoding acetyl-CoA C-acyltransferase: MTNVYVVDVLRTPVGKAPRGVFRHTLPDDLLAHTIKSLKQRNQSVDWQEIGDVVIGCAMPEAEQGMNVARIASLLAGIPQSVPAMTINRFCSSGVQSIVTAASSITSGDIAMALAGGVESMSMVPLGGNKYTANPAIFTDEHVAIAYGMGITAENVAKRWEVTREQQDEFAAESHRRAVAAQQRGDFKAEITPVEITVRHADLATSKVISKKKLISDDEGPRADTSYEAISRLKPVFAAKGTVTAGNSSQTSDGAGIALLANEEALKKFDLQPMGRLCGYAVAGVAPEVMGIGPINAIPLALKRAGLTLDKMDWIELNEAFAAQALAVIKTLDLPRDKVNPLGGAIALGHPLGATGAIRTATLLHGLRRIKGKYGMVTMCIGTGMGAAAVFEAI; encoded by the coding sequence ATGACAAATGTATATGTAGTTGATGTGCTGCGTACCCCTGTTGGCAAAGCCCCAAGAGGTGTTTTTCGTCATACCTTGCCGGATGATTTATTGGCTCATACAATAAAATCTTTAAAACAACGTAATCAATCTGTAGATTGGCAAGAAATTGGCGACGTGGTAATAGGCTGTGCGATGCCTGAAGCGGAGCAAGGGATGAATGTCGCACGTATTGCTTCGCTTTTAGCTGGTATACCACAAAGTGTTCCTGCTATGACGATTAATCGCTTTTGTTCTTCTGGTGTACAAAGTATTGTTACCGCCGCTTCTTCTATTACAAGTGGTGATATTGCAATGGCTTTGGCAGGAGGTGTAGAAAGTATGTCCATGGTTCCATTAGGTGGTAACAAATACACGGCCAATCCTGCGATCTTTACTGATGAACATGTCGCCATAGCTTATGGTATGGGTATTACAGCAGAAAACGTTGCCAAGCGTTGGGAAGTGACAAGAGAACAGCAAGATGAATTTGCTGCTGAAAGTCATCGACGGGCTGTCGCAGCACAGCAGCGTGGTGATTTTAAAGCGGAAATCACGCCTGTGGAGATCACTGTTCGCCATGCTGATTTGGCTACTTCCAAGGTGATAAGCAAGAAAAAACTCATTTCTGACGATGAAGGTCCGCGGGCGGACACATCTTATGAAGCGATTTCTCGCCTTAAACCAGTTTTTGCTGCTAAAGGAACTGTTACGGCCGGAAATAGTTCACAAACCAGTGATGGTGCAGGAATAGCACTGTTAGCCAATGAAGAAGCCTTGAAGAAATTTGATCTGCAACCTATGGGACGACTGTGCGGTTATGCGGTAGCTGGCGTTGCGCCTGAAGTAATGGGCATAGGTCCTATCAATGCCATTCCTTTAGCTCTTAAACGAGCCGGATTAACGCTAGATAAGATGGATTGGATAGAACTCAATGAAGCATTTGCTGCCCAAGCTTTAGCGGTGATTAAAACCCTGGACTTACCTAGAGACAAAGTAAATCCTTTGGGGGGAGCCATCGCTTTAGGTCATCCGCTGGGGGCCACAGGAGCTATTCGTACAGCCACGTTGCTACATGGACTACGACGTATAAAAGGAAAATACGGCATGGTCACCATGTGCATAGGAACAGGCATGGGCGCTGCCGCGGTGTTTGAGGCGATTTAG
- a CDS encoding zinc-dependent alcohol dehydrogenase family protein yields the protein MDVMLLEKPGSPLKPAYRNKPEPKATELLIKIKACGICRTDLHVVDGELQYPKLPLIPGHQIVGVVEMVGSEVNGISKGQRVGVPWLGSSCGQCEFCTSGRENLCDQAKFTGYQIDGGFAEYCVADARFCFPISESYPDDQAAPLFCAGLIGYRALLKTGDAKHLGIYGFGAAAHILIQVAEYQHRKVYAFTSPGDKAAQDFAYKLGAAWAGGSDEMAPRLFDAAIIFAPVGNLVPVALRATMKGGIVVCAGIHMSDIPSFPYEILWGERTLCSVANLTRKDGEEFLALAPKIPIKTEVHTYPLAQTNQALDDLRHGRFTGAAVVVV from the coding sequence ATGGACGTCATGCTACTAGAAAAACCAGGAAGCCCTCTAAAACCCGCTTATCGTAACAAACCCGAACCAAAAGCTACCGAGCTACTGATAAAAATTAAAGCTTGTGGCATTTGCCGCACTGACTTACATGTTGTTGATGGTGAATTGCAGTATCCCAAACTTCCTCTTATTCCTGGACATCAAATTGTGGGGGTCGTTGAAATGGTAGGTAGTGAAGTAAATGGAATTTCCAAGGGACAAAGGGTTGGGGTACCTTGGTTGGGTAGTAGTTGCGGTCAATGTGAGTTTTGTACCTCAGGCCGAGAAAATTTGTGTGATCAAGCCAAATTCACTGGTTATCAAATTGATGGTGGTTTTGCTGAGTATTGTGTGGCAGATGCTCGCTTTTGCTTTCCTATTTCCGAAAGCTATCCTGATGATCAAGCAGCACCCTTGTTTTGTGCTGGGCTAATTGGTTACAGAGCTTTGTTGAAGACCGGCGATGCCAAACATTTAGGGATTTATGGTTTCGGGGCTGCCGCTCACATTTTGATCCAAGTCGCAGAATATCAACATCGAAAGGTCTATGCTTTTACCAGTCCAGGCGATAAAGCCGCTCAGGATTTTGCCTATAAGTTGGGGGCCGCTTGGGCAGGAGGATCGGATGAGATGGCACCGCGCTTATTTGATGCAGCGATTATTTTTGCACCAGTAGGCAATTTAGTCCCTGTGGCTTTACGTGCGACGATGAAAGGTGGAATCGTTGTATGTGCAGGAATTCATATGAGCGATATTCCCAGTTTTCCCTATGAAATTCTTTGGGGTGAAAGAACGTTATGTTCTGTTGCCAATTTAACTCGAAAAGATGGCGAAGAGTTTTTAGCATTGGCCCCCAAAATACCCATCAAAACCGAGGTTCATACTTATCCTTTAGCTCAAACCAATCAGGCTTTAGATGATTTGCGCCACGGGCGATTTACGGGCGCAGCAGTGGTTGTTGTTTAG
- a CDS encoding histone deacetylase family protein, whose product MQIGFISHKDCLLHDMGDFHPEQPDRLRSIEQAVKASDLNKVITYYEAPLATREQLLRVHDEEYVDFIFKIAPSQGLVPLDPDVWMNPHSLQAALRAAGAVVYGVELILKNEIDAAFCNVRPPGHHAERNKAMGFCIFNNVALGVAHALEQLDLERVAIVDFDVHHGNGTEDIFKRDERVLYCSTFQHPFYPFRGANTQEKNIINIPLPAYTTGKTYREHVEKLWFKQIEDFSPDMIFFSAGFDAYYKDELANLLLTPDDYLWITQKVKQIADKTSNGRMLSVLEGGYNLQGLGECAVAHLHGLLS is encoded by the coding sequence ATGCAAATAGGATTCATTTCACATAAGGACTGCTTACTTCATGACATGGGTGATTTCCACCCAGAGCAGCCAGACAGACTTCGCAGTATCGAGCAAGCAGTCAAGGCTTCCGATTTAAATAAAGTAATAACTTACTACGAAGCCCCTTTAGCCACACGCGAACAGTTGCTCAGAGTCCATGATGAAGAATATGTGGATTTCATTTTTAAAATAGCACCCTCTCAAGGCTTGGTGCCATTAGACCCCGACGTGTGGATGAATCCTCATTCTCTACAAGCAGCATTACGAGCAGCTGGAGCTGTTGTCTATGGTGTTGAGCTCATTTTAAAAAACGAAATCGATGCAGCTTTTTGTAACGTCCGTCCTCCTGGACATCATGCCGAAAGAAATAAAGCCATGGGATTTTGTATCTTCAATAATGTCGCTTTAGGTGTCGCCCATGCTTTAGAACAATTAGACCTTGAGCGAGTTGCTATTGTTGATTTTGACGTCCACCATGGAAATGGTACTGAAGATATTTTTAAGAGAGATGAGCGCGTTCTATACTGCTCAACTTTTCAACACCCATTCTACCCTTTTAGGGGAGCCAATACACAAGAGAAGAATATTATTAATATTCCTCTACCTGCATACACTACCGGTAAAACTTATCGTGAACATGTTGAAAAGCTCTGGTTTAAGCAAATCGAAGATTTTTCCCCAGACATGATATTTTTTTCAGCAGGATTTGACGCTTACTATAAAGATGAGCTCGCCAATTTATTATTAACCCCTGATGACTATCTATGGATAACCCAAAAAGTTAAACAAATTGCTGATAAAACTTCCAATGGTCGAATGTTATCAGTACTCGAAGGTGGGTATAACTTACAGGGTTTGGGTGAATGTGCGGTAGCTCATCTTCATGGCTTATTATCTTAG
- a CDS encoding tetratricopeptide repeat protein, translating to MRITFLAAACLFTHSVFADVIVGFAAYENGDYTTAYPHLIQAADEGNDEAMYLLGRMYQYGYGVIRDDAKAKEWYQKSAERNNALAQLSLGFLYDNGKGVKQDFQQAFSWYMKAARQGNAIAQRNVGLMYSVGDGVATNEAKAFEWFKKSAEQGYARAQVNLGYQYMMGLGTTKDVDKALYWYEKAAEQGDAKGQYSLGLLYTGKYGIAQDQRAAAYWFSSAANQGHKNAQAYLAYQYLKGLGVDQNSEKAAYWFHAAAEQGNAQAQAELGQLLLSGTGIDKDYQQAAYWFGKAADQGNAMAQGKLGYLYLAGLGVGKDLSRAYAWLKLAASNKNEQAAKELSRLEPTLSSQERALGDQLFEQIKKGKAS from the coding sequence ATGCGCATTACGTTTTTGGCTGCTGCATGTCTTTTTACGCATTCAGTTTTTGCTGATGTGATTGTTGGGTTTGCAGCCTATGAAAACGGTGATTATACAACGGCTTATCCCCATTTAATTCAAGCAGCCGATGAAGGAAACGATGAGGCAATGTATCTATTGGGGCGCATGTATCAATACGGTTACGGTGTTATTAGGGACGATGCAAAAGCAAAGGAATGGTACCAAAAATCTGCGGAAAGAAATAATGCCTTGGCACAACTTAGCTTAGGATTTCTTTATGATAATGGCAAAGGGGTAAAACAAGATTTTCAACAGGCCTTTTCCTGGTATATGAAAGCAGCAAGACAAGGGAATGCAATTGCTCAACGTAATGTCGGCTTGATGTATTCTGTTGGTGATGGAGTAGCGACCAATGAAGCTAAGGCGTTTGAATGGTTTAAAAAATCTGCTGAACAGGGTTATGCTCGTGCACAAGTTAATTTAGGTTATCAATACATGATGGGACTGGGCACAACCAAAGATGTGGACAAGGCGCTTTATTGGTATGAAAAAGCGGCTGAGCAAGGGGATGCTAAAGGACAATATAGTTTAGGTCTGTTATATACGGGTAAATATGGAATTGCGCAAGATCAACGGGCTGCGGCATACTGGTTTTCAAGTGCTGCTAATCAAGGTCACAAAAATGCCCAAGCCTATTTGGCGTATCAATACCTGAAAGGTTTAGGTGTTGATCAGAATTCCGAAAAGGCGGCCTATTGGTTTCATGCAGCTGCAGAACAAGGAAACGCACAAGCTCAAGCCGAACTTGGCCAACTTCTTTTAAGTGGAACAGGAATTGATAAGGATTATCAGCAAGCTGCCTACTGGTTTGGTAAAGCGGCTGATCAAGGGAACGCCATGGCACAAGGAAAGCTTGGTTATTTATATCTAGCAGGGCTAGGGGTCGGTAAGGATCTCAGTCGGGCTTATGCTTGGCTTAAATTGGCAGCATCAAATAAAAATGAACAGGCCGCAAAAGAGCTTTCACGGTTAGAACCGACTCTTTCTTCACAAGAAAGAGCACTCGGTGATCAATTATTTGAACAAATCAAAAAAGGAAAAGCGAGTTAA
- a CDS encoding acylphosphatase, protein MDKHSCMHCFISGRVQGVWFRASAREEAEKLGITGWARNLPDGRVEVIACGDPDKLEKFDAWLQNGPPHAQVTNYSRQNLPWQEYASFDTF, encoded by the coding sequence ATGGACAAACACTCATGCATGCATTGTTTTATTTCTGGTCGCGTACAGGGAGTGTGGTTTCGCGCCTCTGCTAGAGAGGAAGCGGAAAAATTGGGAATTACCGGATGGGCGCGCAATTTGCCAGATGGCAGAGTAGAAGTCATTGCTTGTGGAGATCCGGATAAACTCGAAAAATTCGACGCCTGGCTACAAAATGGGCCTCCTCATGCGCAAGTCACCAACTACAGTCGCCAGAATTTACCATGGCAGGAGTACGCAAGTTTTGATACTTTTTAA
- a CDS encoding HIT family protein, which yields MQNQKKCVIDLIVTKEEQAYIIFEDEKFIAFLDHRPLFPGHTLLAPKRHFKTLTDLPDQMIQPFFLLIKKMTKAVTEAMGASGSFVAMNNVISQSYPSPPCTCRT from the coding sequence ATGCAAAATCAAAAGAAATGCGTTATCGATTTGATTGTCACTAAGGAAGAGCAAGCCTACATTATTTTCGAGGATGAGAAATTTATTGCATTTTTGGATCACCGCCCCTTGTTCCCAGGACATACATTATTAGCGCCTAAAAGACATTTTAAAACATTAACTGATTTACCTGATCAGATGATTCAACCATTTTTCTTATTGATTAAGAAAATGACCAAAGCCGTTACAGAGGCCATGGGCGCTAGTGGAAGTTTTGTCGCAATGAATAATGTCATTAGCCAAAGTTATCCCTCACCTCCATGTACATGTCGTACCTAG